In the Alteromonas sp. M12 genome, one interval contains:
- a CDS encoding site-specific integrase codes for MATLKAKLTDSLLKNIDPEIRRISDTEVKGFHLRLGKPKPDGTRSGAYYLYYRIGGREGFERNYKIASLDEKNITPARARDDAKILQGRIKTGVDVFAEREAREKESAAQKKLADMAELEQAKQDSETVEYLLLEFTERYLKRERKRPESAISIFNNDVIPQIGKVPLSSVTSRLILNDCIDLIVDRGHKPHARKTLALIKQAFQFGVDRGLIEINPIANTSVTSNTGKEIARDRYLDDDELKQLFIDLPKVGISRQVQLVIELLCLTGCRVQELTLAEWSHIDFEKRMWYFPPENTKSRRGEEKPHYVPTNDEIIKRLKELSVQFDFLGSKYIFPSVTNRTGLPGTQPIDKRSVARAIKRHIRPDDVDEPKGRFINVAAFTPHDFRRTLQTHLSKMKVDTIVTEKLLNHELAGMMRVYNQHDYMEERREALELWANKIKELTA; via the coding sequence ATGGCAACTTTAAAGGCAAAGTTAACTGATTCATTGTTGAAGAATATAGATCCTGAAATAAGGCGGATTAGCGATACTGAGGTGAAAGGGTTTCACCTCAGGTTGGGGAAACCTAAGCCCGATGGTACCCGTTCGGGTGCTTACTATCTTTACTACAGAATCGGGGGCCGTGAAGGATTTGAGCGCAATTATAAGATAGCTAGCCTTGATGAAAAAAACATTACACCAGCTAGAGCCCGAGACGATGCGAAAATTTTACAAGGACGTATAAAAACAGGTGTTGACGTTTTCGCAGAACGTGAAGCCAGAGAGAAAGAATCAGCAGCACAAAAAAAGCTCGCTGACATGGCTGAATTAGAGCAAGCAAAGCAAGATTCTGAAACCGTCGAGTATCTATTATTAGAGTTCACAGAGCGGTACCTAAAACGCGAGCGTAAACGTCCTGAGAGCGCAATCAGCATATTCAACAATGATGTTATTCCACAGATAGGCAAAGTCCCTCTATCGAGCGTTACTAGCCGTTTAATTCTCAATGACTGCATCGATTTAATTGTAGATAGAGGCCACAAGCCACACGCACGTAAAACCCTAGCCCTAATCAAACAAGCATTTCAGTTTGGCGTTGATAGAGGCTTGATAGAAATTAACCCTATAGCTAATACTTCGGTGACATCAAACACCGGCAAAGAGATTGCCCGCGATCGCTATTTAGACGATGACGAGTTGAAGCAACTATTTATAGACTTGCCAAAAGTCGGGATCTCAAGGCAAGTTCAGTTAGTAATAGAATTGCTCTGCTTGACTGGATGCAGAGTTCAGGAGTTGACCCTTGCCGAATGGTCGCATATCGACTTTGAAAAACGTATGTGGTACTTCCCGCCTGAGAACACCAAGAGCCGCCGCGGTGAAGAAAAGCCGCACTATGTGCCAACCAATGACGAAATCATTAAACGACTTAAAGAGCTATCAGTTCAGTTTGATTTTTTAGGCAGCAAGTATATTTTCCCTTCGGTAACGAATAGAACCGGCTTACCTGGCACACAGCCCATTGATAAGCGCAGCGTTGCCCGGGCTATCAAACGCCATATTAGGCCTGATGACGTTGACGAACCTAAAGGCAGGTTTATCAATGTTGCTGCATTCACGCCGCACGACTTTAGAAGAACGCTGCAGACGCACCTATCAAAAATGAAGGTCGACACCATTGTCACTGAAAAATTACTCAACCATGAGCTAGCAGGAATGATGAGAGTGTATAACCAGCACGATTACATGGAAGAACGCAGGGAAGCGTTAGAGTTATGGGCTAACAAAATTAAGGAATTGACCGCATGA
- a CDS encoding HK97 family phage prohead protease — protein sequence MNQIEIRAAADLSLKGKKIIGRPVVYNSPSQDLGGFVEVIKAGAFGNSLTNDIRALVEHDHKLILGRTAAGTMEIKEDDQGLLVEIDPPNIQAARDLMTSIERKDISGMSFGFTVNPEGAQWDFEQTPALRTVTSANLLEVTITGMPAYQATNVEVAMRSLQEKQKSNDIDLMLARLEMMRL from the coding sequence ATGAATCAAATTGAAATCAGAGCAGCAGCAGACCTAAGCCTTAAGGGTAAAAAAATCATAGGGAGACCTGTTGTTTACAACTCCCCCTCTCAAGACTTAGGTGGTTTTGTTGAAGTCATTAAAGCAGGCGCTTTCGGTAACAGCTTAACCAACGATATTCGCGCTTTAGTCGAACATGACCATAAATTAATACTTGGCAGAACGGCCGCAGGAACCATGGAAATCAAAGAAGATGATCAGGGTTTGCTTGTTGAGATTGACCCGCCAAACATACAAGCAGCCAGAGACTTAATGACGAGTATCGAGCGCAAAGATATTAGCGGCATGAGTTTTGGCTTTACCGTCAATCCTGAGGGCGCACAGTGGGACTTTGAACAAACGCCAGCCCTTAGAACAGTGACAAGCGCTAACTTGTTAGAAGTTACAATAACGGGAATGCCAGCATACCAAGCAACAAATGTTGAGGTGGCCATGCGCTCACTTCAAGAAAAGCAAAAATCAAATGACATTGACTTGATGCTTGCTAGATTGGAGATGATGAGATTATGA
- a CDS encoding ArsC family reductase gives MTQMFGIKNCDTIKKAKKWLEENKIEFTFHDYRVDGLERDWLEKTESQLGWQKLLNQRGTTFRQLPDEQKQDLNREKAIELMLASPAMIKRPVLIHDDKYILGFKPADYEVVFN, from the coding sequence ATGACTCAAATGTTCGGCATCAAAAATTGCGATACCATTAAAAAAGCCAAAAAGTGGCTGGAAGAGAACAAAATAGAATTCACTTTCCACGATTACCGTGTCGACGGTTTAGAACGTGATTGGCTTGAAAAAACAGAATCTCAGTTGGGTTGGCAAAAATTGCTAAATCAACGAGGAACGACTTTTCGTCAGTTACCAGATGAACAAAAACAAGATTTAAATCGGGAAAAAGCCATCGAATTGATGCTGGCATCTCCTGCCATGATAAAACGTCCAGTGTTAATCCATGATGATAAATACATTTTAGGTTTCAAGCCGGCAGATTATGAAGTGGTTTTTAACTAA
- a CDS encoding ATP-binding protein, producing MNKGSLTFFCGKMGSGKSTRAAEIAQESNAVLLSEDEWLSSLYANRISSLNDYIEYSNLLKPQIKKLVQSILSAGTNVVMDFPANTLSQRNWFRSIFSEIEAPHNLIYIDLPNEVCLKQIGKRRKEQPERAATDTADMFEQVTKYFVAPTSEEGFNITKVTQNA from the coding sequence ATGAACAAAGGATCTTTGACTTTTTTCTGTGGAAAAATGGGTTCAGGAAAGTCTACAAGAGCTGCTGAAATCGCGCAGGAAAGTAACGCAGTATTGCTTTCAGAAGATGAATGGCTTTCGTCGCTTTATGCAAATAGAATTTCATCGCTAAATGATTATATTGAATATTCAAATCTACTTAAGCCGCAGATTAAAAAACTTGTTCAATCCATACTGTCTGCGGGAACTAATGTGGTTATGGATTTTCCGGCAAACACTCTTTCGCAAAGAAATTGGTTTCGGAGTATTTTCTCCGAGATCGAAGCGCCACATAATTTGATATACATCGACTTGCCAAATGAAGTCTGCCTAAAACAGATTGGAAAAAGACGCAAAGAGCAGCCAGAAAGAGCTGCAACTGATACAGCAGATATGTTTGAGCAGGTTACAAAATATTTTGTAGCGCCAACATCAGAGGAAGGTTTCAATATTACAAAAGTGACACAAAATGCATAA
- a CDS encoding DUF3950 domain-containing protein gives MQEESEKKVKRSDERKGSVRKNIRFEDNLIEAISEQLPDNPDPNTKDKIPKLGFSEWVKDACWKKLGK, from the coding sequence ATGCAAGAAGAATCGGAAAAAAAAGTTAAAAGGTCAGATGAACGCAAAGGTTCAGTACGTAAAAATATCCGTTTTGAGGACAATCTGATTGAGGCTATCAGCGAACAATTGCCAGACAATCCAGATCCCAACACAAAGGATAAAATTCCGAAGCTAGGTTTTTCAGAATGGGTTAAAGATGCTTGTTGGAAAAAGCTGGGTAAGTAG
- a CDS encoding PTS glucose transporter subunit IIA, with the protein MRLFNRLLDNPELTEHKRKIDILSPVSGSINLLDSASNLLFKQRLFGEGVVIAPTGFQILAPFDAIVLEISETAHRVRLKDRHGLKLQIHCGWGAQNLNGEGFKRKVVVGQKLKLGQPILDFDARKLKLALEDNAFYITLLNSDKVKGLIVNPRKVTACEDPVFSVLI; encoded by the coding sequence ATGCGCCTTTTCAATCGACTACTAGACAATCCAGAACTCACTGAGCATAAACGTAAAATTGATATTTTGAGCCCCGTTAGCGGCAGTATCAATTTACTTGATTCAGCCAGTAACCTGTTATTCAAACAACGATTATTTGGTGAAGGAGTGGTTATCGCGCCAACCGGCTTTCAAATATTGGCACCATTTGACGCAATCGTTTTAGAAATAAGTGAAACGGCCCACCGAGTGCGCTTAAAAGACAGACATGGATTGAAACTACAGATCCATTGCGGTTGGGGTGCACAAAATCTAAATGGTGAAGGATTTAAACGAAAAGTTGTTGTTGGCCAAAAACTTAAACTAGGACAACCCATATTAGATTTTGACGCTCGTAAATTGAAACTCGCATTAGAGGATAACGCTTTTTACATAACCCTTCTCAATAGTGATAAAGTAAAAGGGCTTATAGTTAATCCTCGTAAGGTTACGGCATGTGAAGATCCTGTATTTTCTGTGTTGATCTAA
- a CDS encoding helix-turn-helix domain-containing protein, whose product MSYLTTIELAAQLKISEVTLRQSRVTGKLLGAKAPRYLKLGRQVRYLSSDIEQWINETNQEEAA is encoded by the coding sequence ATGTCATACTTAACCACTATCGAACTAGCAGCACAGCTTAAAATTTCAGAAGTCACGCTTAGACAGTCAAGAGTTACCGGCAAGTTATTGGGAGCGAAAGCGCCCAGATATTTAAAGCTAGGGAGACAGGTACGATACTTGAGCTCTGATATTGAGCAATGGATTAATGAAACCAATCAAGAGGAGGCAGCGTAA
- a CDS encoding formyl transferase, with protein MRITLLANRDLASNMAINLLLQQLPEHHYCIFLSAKVGKLDNVPEPLKNLAFIEQTLFNQIVFPVLASQQHCKAKISTPPARQSSRFKSFQQMAHDSVPVSDIKDINSLAGIQRIAEQKPELIISIRFGQILKDPIISIPSLGVINLHSGKLPDYRGVMATFWAMLDNKEEIGTSLHFIDSCQIDAGKIISSTQQKVNYSQSYLLNVLALYPQGVNNIVSAVNRLNRGETLDTRSMDLASGNYYSFPDSTTLNQFIEQGKQLINYDEIPSIIEKYL; from the coding sequence GTGCGGATAACTCTTCTTGCCAATCGAGATTTAGCCAGCAACATGGCAATAAACTTATTACTTCAACAACTCCCTGAACATCATTATTGTATTTTTCTGTCTGCAAAAGTGGGTAAATTAGACAATGTCCCTGAACCACTGAAAAACTTGGCCTTTATCGAGCAAACCTTGTTTAATCAAATTGTTTTTCCAGTGCTTGCAAGCCAACAACACTGCAAAGCCAAGATTTCAACGCCACCAGCTCGACAATCAAGCCGATTTAAGAGTTTTCAACAAATGGCTCATGACTCAGTGCCGGTCAGTGATATTAAAGACATTAATAGCCTGGCAGGAATTCAACGCATTGCAGAGCAAAAACCTGAACTGATCATTTCAATTCGATTTGGTCAAATATTAAAAGATCCCATAATCAGCATTCCTAGCTTAGGTGTCATAAATCTTCATTCGGGTAAATTACCGGATTATAGAGGGGTAATGGCCACATTTTGGGCAATGTTAGATAACAAAGAGGAAATAGGCACAAGCTTACATTTTATAGATTCATGCCAGATAGACGCAGGAAAAATCATTTCTTCGACTCAACAAAAAGTGAATTATAGTCAGTCTTATTTACTCAACGTTTTAGCCTTATATCCACAAGGTGTGAATAACATTGTATCTGCGGTCAACAGATTGAACCGCGGCGAGACGTTGGACACAAGAAGTATGGATCTCGCGTCGGGTAACTACTATAGTTTTCCAGACTCAACAACCCTTAATCAGTTTATTGAACAAGGAAAACAACTCATTAACTATGATGAAATCCCTTCAATCATTGAAAAATATCTGTAG
- a CDS encoding M15 family metallopeptidase: MSTAPLMPATKMSAPSWMGLTDAHIQSIGKHHGLVADVKTAFEAMQLAAQKDGIDIQLASSFRSFDRQLAIWQKKWLGTLPINDIHSHPINTSEYTELEKIHAIMTWSALPGASRHHWGTDLDVYDKKAIERCGQPLQLVSAEYELAGPCYELHCWLEENADNFGFYRPYKTYNGGVAPEAWHLSYAPISKSIINQLELSQLANQLASVNIGGKQTILRHLDKLFERYTLNGIIQ, translated from the coding sequence ATGTCGACTGCTCCTCTAATGCCTGCAACAAAAATGTCTGCACCGAGCTGGATGGGCTTAACTGATGCCCATATCCAGTCAATCGGTAAACATCACGGCTTAGTTGCCGATGTAAAAACAGCGTTTGAAGCTATGCAGTTAGCTGCACAAAAAGACGGCATTGACATTCAGTTGGCTAGTAGCTTCCGCAGTTTTGACCGCCAATTAGCTATTTGGCAAAAGAAGTGGTTAGGAACCTTGCCAATAAATGATATCCATAGCCACCCCATAAATACCTCTGAGTACACTGAATTAGAAAAGATACATGCCATTATGACCTGGTCGGCTCTTCCAGGAGCAAGCCGTCACCATTGGGGAACAGACTTGGATGTATACGATAAAAAGGCCATTGAACGCTGCGGGCAGCCCTTGCAGTTGGTGAGTGCTGAATATGAACTAGCCGGCCCATGTTATGAACTGCATTGCTGGCTTGAAGAAAATGCAGATAACTTTGGCTTTTATCGTCCCTATAAAACCTACAATGGTGGAGTTGCCCCCGAAGCATGGCATTTAAGTTATGCCCCAATCTCGAAGTCAATCATTAATCAACTAGAACTGAGTCAACTCGCCAATCAACTCGCCAGTGTCAATATTGGTGGAAAGCAAACTATCTTAAGGCACTTAGACAAGCTATTTGAGCGTTATACATTAAATGGAATAATACAATGA
- the dapE gene encoding succinyl-diaminopimelate desuccinylase: protein MMDSIALTKELINRKSVTPEDAGCQQLMADILAPLGFDIESMVFDDTTNMWARKGKQGPLFCFAGHTDVVPSGPAEKWQTPPFEATQIGEYLHGRGAADMKGSLAAMLVATHRFVTAHPNHNGGIAFLITSDEEGPFINGTTKVIDTLEARNEKIDWCLVGEPSSTEVVGDVVKNGRRGSLTGDLIVKGIQGHVAYPHLAKNPIHIASPALAELAKTHWDDGNRYFPPTSFQVSNINGGTGAGNVIPGELHVCFNFRFSTEVTDKQLIERVYEVLDRHGLDYDIKWTFNGQPFLTDQGPLVEATQQAIKAVTGKDTELSTAGGTSDGRFIAPTGAQVIELGPVNATIHKIDEKVKSADLEILTDIYHDILCRLLL, encoded by the coding sequence ATGATGGACTCAATTGCACTGACTAAAGAACTGATAAATCGTAAATCCGTCACCCCTGAAGATGCTGGTTGCCAACAGCTAATGGCTGATATTTTAGCTCCCTTGGGTTTTGATATAGAATCAATGGTTTTTGACGACACCACCAATATGTGGGCAAGAAAAGGCAAACAAGGTCCGCTATTTTGTTTTGCCGGACACACTGACGTAGTACCATCAGGCCCTGCCGAAAAGTGGCAAACACCGCCTTTTGAAGCAACCCAAATTGGCGAATATTTGCATGGCCGAGGTGCCGCAGATATGAAAGGAAGTTTGGCTGCTATGTTGGTGGCGACTCATCGTTTTGTAACAGCTCACCCAAATCATAATGGTGGCATCGCGTTCCTTATTACCAGCGATGAAGAAGGACCATTTATTAATGGCACAACCAAGGTTATTGATACCCTCGAAGCCCGCAATGAAAAAATTGACTGGTGTTTAGTAGGCGAACCGTCAAGTACCGAAGTAGTTGGCGATGTGGTTAAAAATGGTAGACGGGGATCACTTACAGGCGATCTAATTGTGAAAGGAATACAGGGTCACGTAGCCTATCCTCATTTAGCTAAAAATCCCATTCATATTGCTTCACCAGCGCTTGCGGAACTGGCTAAAACTCACTGGGACGATGGCAATCGATATTTCCCCCCCACCAGCTTTCAGGTATCTAATATCAATGGTGGCACGGGTGCCGGCAACGTCATACCAGGTGAACTTCATGTGTGTTTCAACTTTCGATTCTCAACCGAAGTTACCGACAAACAATTAATAGAAAGAGTGTATGAAGTTCTCGATCGTCACGGATTAGATTACGACATTAAATGGACGTTTAACGGACAACCTTTCCTAACGGATCAAGGCCCTTTAGTTGAAGCTACGCAGCAAGCCATAAAGGCAGTAACAGGCAAAGATACCGAGTTATCCACTGCTGGTGGCACTTCAGACGGTCGATTCATAGCGCCAACAGGAGCTCAAGTGATTGAACTAGGTCCGGTAAACGCAACTATTCATAAAATAGACGAAAAAGTGAAATCTGCTGATCTGGAAATACTCACAGATATTTATCACGATATATTATGTCGACTGCTCCTCTAA
- a CDS encoding VOC family protein, which produces MSTAPVGSVVWSDLTVKNAEDVKDFYAQVIGWQANSINMGDYEDFSMQLPSNNQDVVGICHAKDSNAGLPAQWLLYFKVANLDDSIAQTQARGGQLLSKVKSYGSTSRYIIIQDPAGAVCALFEENT; this is translated from the coding sequence ATGTCTACAGCACCCGTAGGTTCAGTGGTTTGGAGCGACCTTACTGTTAAAAACGCAGAGGATGTAAAAGATTTTTATGCACAAGTTATAGGTTGGCAAGCTAATTCCATCAACATGGGAGATTATGAAGATTTTTCCATGCAGTTACCAAGTAATAATCAGGATGTTGTGGGGATTTGTCATGCAAAAGACAGCAATGCAGGCCTCCCTGCGCAGTGGCTGCTTTATTTTAAAGTGGCTAATTTAGATGACTCCATTGCGCAGACTCAAGCTCGCGGAGGTCAATTATTATCGAAAGTGAAGTCATATGGTTCAACGAGTCGCTACATTATTATCCAAGATCCTGCTGGCGCGGTATGTGCCTTGTTTGAGGAAAACACTTAA
- a CDS encoding DUF2897 family protein, which translates to MNIWLIVTLLIALGLVVGNILLLKMSAKMTFEKTKAKPEDEILDSKPIDKKQTKIKEPEDTNKP; encoded by the coding sequence ATGAATATATGGCTGATAGTGACCTTGTTGATTGCTTTAGGCTTGGTTGTAGGCAATATTTTATTACTGAAAATGAGTGCTAAAATGACATTCGAAAAAACCAAAGCAAAACCAGAAGATGAAATTCTAGATTCCAAACCTATTGATAAAAAGCAAACCAAAATAAAAGAACCAGAAGATACAAACAAGCCTTAA
- a CDS encoding phage portal protein, producing the protein MNLLKMFKRSEPVTDTYELLKSLGIGSPTASGQHVNSEVAQTLPAVYCAVSTIAESVASLPIHVYRRTDEGKQRQGRHHVERLLNQAPNAYQTAYDFKMGLLRSVLLRGNGYAHITFDGTGKPSALHLLHPESIQVELLSTGRLGYKHTNAKGKQFKYLQDEILHIRYHSDDGILGKSPIQVCRESIGLGLAQQEHGASQFKNGMRVSGVLETDGKLTDDQFKALSEMFDKYKGSANSNKPLLLEGGLKWNQIGLANNDAQWLESRLFTISDVARMFKISPIFLMDYSNSTYSNFSEASRAFLTQTLRPWLSNIQEGLASRLISDSNRANTIIEFETKDLLRATAEDRFSVYDIAIRNGVMNPNECRAAENMPPREGGEQYSQSWMQQDQAQTESTEQETD; encoded by the coding sequence ATGAACTTACTAAAAATGTTTAAACGCAGCGAGCCGGTAACCGATACCTACGAATTGCTTAAATCACTGGGCATAGGCTCACCCACTGCCAGCGGGCAACACGTTAACAGTGAAGTGGCGCAAACCCTACCCGCAGTATATTGCGCAGTTTCAACCATTGCCGAATCGGTGGCAAGCTTACCAATCCACGTTTACAGACGAACCGATGAAGGTAAACAGCGACAAGGTAGACACCACGTTGAACGCTTATTGAATCAGGCGCCAAACGCTTACCAAACTGCTTATGACTTTAAAATGGGTTTGCTAAGATCCGTTTTACTTCGCGGCAATGGATACGCTCACATCACATTCGATGGTACGGGCAAGCCTAGCGCTTTACATTTACTGCATCCCGAATCAATACAAGTGGAGTTACTTTCTACTGGGCGACTTGGTTACAAACACACGAACGCTAAGGGTAAGCAGTTCAAGTATCTGCAGGATGAAATATTGCATATTCGCTACCACTCAGATGATGGAATATTAGGTAAAAGCCCTATTCAAGTTTGCCGAGAAAGCATAGGTCTAGGATTGGCTCAGCAAGAGCATGGAGCCAGCCAGTTTAAGAATGGTATGCGAGTTTCAGGCGTATTAGAAACGGACGGGAAACTCACTGATGATCAATTTAAAGCACTATCTGAAATGTTCGATAAGTACAAAGGCTCAGCAAACAGTAATAAACCATTATTACTGGAAGGTGGCTTAAAGTGGAATCAAATTGGCTTAGCTAACAACGATGCGCAATGGCTAGAATCTAGATTGTTTACCATCTCTGATGTAGCCCGAATGTTTAAGATTAGCCCTATCTTTCTAATGGACTATTCTAACAGCACATATAGCAATTTCAGTGAAGCAAGTAGAGCATTCCTTACTCAGACGCTTAGGCCATGGCTCAGCAATATACAAGAAGGTTTAGCAAGCCGCCTCATTAGTGATAGTAACAGAGCTAACACCATCATCGAGTTTGAAACTAAAGACCTGCTAAGAGCCACAGCAGAAGACAGGTTCAGCGTGTATGACATAGCCATTAGAAATGGAGTAATGAATCCAAATGAATGCAGAGCAGCAGAGAACATGCCACCGAGAGAAGGTGGTGAACAATACAGCCAAAGTTGGATGCAGCAAGACCAGGCACAAACAGAATCAACAGAACAAGAGACGGATTAG
- a CDS encoding patatin-like phospholipase family protein — translation MQVLDLYAGPTALKEIQQHGLKQHMFDYMLGASGGPKWFVLAGLDRYVFSTFFAQRKTPLQVIGSSAGAFRFACFAQQDPLAAINRLADRYSHTEYSDKPTAKEITLSGLELLDYVLGDNGVEEIIHNPIIKAHFIVARCKGLTQFEAKPLQLTGLLASAGANAVQRRFLQRFYERYVFASPTSELQISDPNKMPTRYVPLSKRNLAQALMASGSIPLVIEGVSNINGAPKGMYRDGGIIDYHFDLNFGPHDGLVFYPHFYPKPIPGWFDKSLKRRLPHKSSYDKVVMAVPSDEFVASLPYQKIPDRKDFETMPAQQRIEYWQTVIQQSDRLGEAFANLTQDQDVANKVKPFNF, via the coding sequence GTGCAAGTACTTGATTTATATGCAGGTCCAACTGCTTTGAAGGAAATTCAGCAGCATGGTCTAAAACAACACATGTTTGATTACATGTTAGGTGCTTCTGGCGGGCCGAAGTGGTTCGTGTTAGCAGGGTTAGATAGGTATGTCTTTTCTACCTTTTTTGCTCAGCGTAAAACACCGCTGCAGGTTATTGGTTCTTCAGCTGGAGCGTTTAGATTTGCGTGTTTTGCCCAACAAGATCCCTTAGCTGCAATTAACCGTTTAGCAGATCGTTATTCACACACAGAATACAGCGACAAGCCCACAGCCAAAGAAATCACCCTATCTGGTTTAGAATTATTAGACTATGTATTAGGGGATAATGGGGTTGAGGAAATTATTCACAATCCTATTATTAAAGCGCATTTCATTGTCGCGCGATGTAAAGGACTCACGCAGTTTGAAGCTAAACCGTTGCAATTAACCGGCCTTTTAGCCAGTGCAGGTGCTAACGCGGTACAGCGGCGCTTTTTGCAACGATTTTATGAACGCTATGTTTTTGCTTCCCCTACAAGTGAACTACAGATATCTGATCCTAATAAAATGCCAACTCGTTACGTGCCGTTGTCAAAACGCAACTTAGCACAAGCATTAATGGCCTCAGGTTCTATTCCGCTAGTGATTGAAGGTGTATCGAATATAAATGGAGCGCCTAAAGGCATGTATCGAGACGGCGGCATCATAGACTATCATTTTGATTTAAACTTCGGACCCCATGATGGCTTGGTATTTTATCCACATTTTTATCCTAAGCCGATTCCAGGTTGGTTTGATAAATCATTGAAGCGACGTTTACCTCACAAAAGCAGCTATGACAAAGTGGTGATGGCCGTTCCATCGGATGAGTTTGTCGCTTCTTTACCTTATCAAAAAATTCCCGACCGCAAAGATTTCGAAACAATGCCTGCTCAACAACGTATCGAATATTGGCAGACAGTGATTCAGCAAAGTGACAGGTTAGGGGAGGCATTTGCTAATTTAACCCAAGATCAAGACGTAGCAAATAAAGTGAAACCCTTTAACTTTTAA
- a CDS encoding phage major capsid protein, producing MKKLLELRSTKAELHKQMKAIVTTAETEKRSLTNNESTKFEELQKQITNLNQKIECEEVLADNERSLITGETPESKIDKPSNEELRAFVQTGDQRSLSAGTNADGGYTVIPAIDKEITKVLKETSVFRQNATTKTISTEKYEKLVSVGGTSATWADEGDTRSETNTSQLEKVQIAVHSLYAYPKTTQELLDWSDFDVSGWLSSEVADETGLKEEAAFWTGDGSKKPKGLLTYTRDSANDASRTFGELQEIESSATGVIDGDDLITLSHTLRTAYRMAAKFYMNDAMLEKVRKLKDNDDNYLFRAGIVEGAPDTLLGKPIVIAEEMSDDLIGYGDLARAYYVIDHTSGTRMIRDNITLPGWVKMLTTRYVGGGLVDSNAFKFLVPKAA from the coding sequence ATGAAAAAACTACTAGAACTACGCTCTACAAAAGCTGAACTGCACAAGCAGATGAAAGCAATCGTTACAACTGCAGAAACAGAAAAGCGCTCATTAACTAATAATGAGTCAACCAAGTTTGAAGAACTGCAAAAGCAAATTACCAACCTAAATCAAAAAATTGAATGTGAAGAAGTTTTGGCAGACAACGAACGTTCACTTATCACGGGCGAAACGCCAGAAAGTAAAATCGACAAGCCAAGCAATGAAGAACTAAGAGCTTTTGTTCAAACAGGTGATCAACGAAGCCTAAGTGCTGGTACGAACGCTGACGGTGGTTACACTGTTATTCCGGCCATTGATAAAGAAATTACAAAGGTTTTAAAAGAAACTTCAGTTTTTCGCCAAAACGCAACGACTAAAACCATCTCTACTGAAAAGTATGAAAAGTTGGTTAGCGTTGGCGGCACAAGTGCTACGTGGGCCGATGAAGGCGATACACGAAGCGAAACGAACACCAGCCAACTAGAAAAGGTACAAATAGCCGTACATTCTCTATATGCCTACCCTAAAACAACCCAAGAGCTTTTAGATTGGTCTGACTTCGATGTATCAGGCTGGTTAAGTTCAGAGGTGGCAGACGAAACCGGACTAAAAGAAGAAGCAGCATTTTGGACTGGAGACGGCAGCAAAAAGCCTAAAGGTCTTTTAACTTACACGCGCGATTCCGCAAATGACGCTAGCCGAACTTTTGGGGAATTACAGGAAATTGAGTCCTCTGCAACCGGAGTGATTGACGGAGACGATTTAATTACCTTATCTCACACACTAAGAACCGCATATCGAATGGCAGCAAAATTCTATATGAATGATGCAATGTTAGAGAAGGTTCGCAAGCTAAAAGACAATGATGACAATTACCTTTTTAGAGCTGGAATCGTAGAGGGAGCACCAGACACCCTACTAGGCAAACCCATCGTTATCGCTGAAGAAATGTCAGACGACTTAATAGGCTATGGCGACTTAGCCCGAGCTTATTACGTTATTGACCACACTAGCGGCACACGAATGATTCGCGACAATATTACATTGCCAGGCTGGGTTAAGATGCTAACAACTCGATATGTTGGTGGTGGATTGGTTGACTCAAACGCATTCAAATTCTTAGTACCAAAAGCAGCATAA